A genomic window from Streptomyces mirabilis includes:
- a CDS encoding DUF2231 domain-containing protein → MSPSIVNGLPAHVLFVHIVVVLVPLSALALVVCAIWPHLARRLGVLPPVLALVALVSVPLTTQAGEWLERHVDSSSLVERHAQLGDGLLPWALGLFVLSSALWWAARRTAPGEGDTQGPAIRLTSAPIRAAAVVLSLVVATGSVVDVYRIGDSGAKAAWHDAYSKTAQSQGN, encoded by the coding sequence ATGAGCCCCAGCATTGTCAACGGCCTGCCCGCACACGTCCTGTTCGTGCACATCGTCGTCGTCCTCGTACCGCTGAGCGCACTGGCGCTCGTCGTCTGCGCGATCTGGCCGCACCTCGCGCGGCGCCTCGGCGTCCTGCCGCCGGTGCTCGCGCTCGTGGCGCTGGTGAGCGTGCCTCTCACCACGCAGGCGGGAGAGTGGCTGGAGAGGCACGTCGACAGCTCGTCCCTGGTGGAGCGACACGCCCAGCTCGGCGACGGTCTGCTGCCATGGGCCCTCGGCCTGTTCGTGCTGTCCTCGGCCCTGTGGTGGGCGGCCCGACGCACCGCCCCCGGCGAGGGAGACACCCAGGGTCCGGCGATCCGTCTGACGTCCGCGCCGATACGGGCCGCCGCGGTCGTGCTGTCCCTCGTCGTGGCGACAGGCTCCGTGGTGGACGTGTACCGCATCGGCGACTCGGGCGCCAAGGCGGCCTGGCACGACGCCTACTCGAAGACCGCGCAGAGTCAGGGCAACTGA
- a CDS encoding ABC transporter substrate-binding protein, translated as MLRRTSRFRRTAGAVAVLAAVALTAGACAGQDSAEAGSGQQSSIRIGAWIPLTGAVAAYGVPQKAGADAYFKMLNAQGGINGRKVDWTVKDNAFDPQQTVQIARQLIGQDKVVAIVNANGTAQAEAAFPFVLTQSKVPIVDEQGGSESWYRPPRPGLFGTQTLYEDQAAAVAAWAVQDGAKKILVVHSDPAAFVNVAKQVEPVAKKVDPSVVVDRLAVKFQTTDYTPVVSKVKAEKPDAVILILTSPEAAAYLKEARLQGLAQATYGYAPVAAESTIALAKNAAEGLKAVQLVKAPSDAEPAVQEFRTAMAKYEPGQDAGFLALWGWSNAKVFAQIVKTIKGPVTSAAITEAYEKATAVDPGVSPVMRFGANDHLGTRSVQRVVVKKGVWVSSGDFYTPPARD; from the coding sequence GTGCTCCGGAGAACCAGTAGATTCCGCCGCACCGCCGGGGCCGTCGCCGTCCTGGCCGCCGTGGCGCTCACCGCAGGCGCGTGTGCGGGGCAGGACTCCGCCGAGGCCGGCAGCGGCCAGCAGTCGTCCATCAGGATCGGCGCGTGGATACCGCTCACGGGGGCCGTCGCCGCCTACGGCGTGCCACAGAAGGCGGGCGCCGACGCCTACTTCAAGATGCTCAACGCCCAGGGCGGGATCAACGGCCGCAAGGTCGACTGGACCGTCAAGGACAACGCCTTCGACCCGCAGCAGACCGTGCAGATCGCGCGCCAGCTGATCGGCCAGGACAAGGTCGTGGCCATCGTCAACGCCAACGGAACGGCTCAGGCCGAGGCGGCCTTCCCGTTCGTCCTGACGCAGTCGAAGGTGCCGATCGTCGACGAGCAGGGTGGCTCCGAGTCCTGGTACAGGCCGCCGCGCCCCGGGCTCTTCGGTACGCAGACCCTGTACGAGGACCAGGCTGCCGCGGTCGCCGCCTGGGCCGTCCAGGACGGCGCGAAGAAGATCCTCGTCGTCCACAGTGACCCGGCCGCGTTCGTCAACGTGGCCAAGCAGGTGGAGCCCGTCGCGAAGAAGGTGGACCCGTCGGTGGTGGTCGACCGGCTGGCGGTCAAGTTCCAGACGACGGACTACACGCCGGTGGTCAGCAAGGTGAAGGCCGAGAAGCCGGACGCGGTGATCCTGATCCTCACCTCGCCCGAGGCGGCGGCCTACCTCAAGGAGGCCAGGCTCCAGGGGTTGGCGCAGGCCACGTACGGCTATGCCCCCGTGGCCGCGGAGTCGACGATCGCCCTGGCCAAGAACGCCGCCGAGGGGCTCAAGGCCGTACAACTGGTCAAGGCTCCCTCCGACGCCGAACCCGCCGTGCAGGAGTTCAGGACCGCGATGGCCAAGTACGAGCCCGGCCAGGACGCCGGATTCCTCGCGCTGTGGGGGTGGAGCAACGCCAAGGTGTTCGCGCAGATCGTGAAGACCATCAAGGGACCCGTCACCTCGGCCGCGATCACCGAGGCGTACGAGAAGGCCACCGCGGTGGATCCCGGCGTCTCGCCCGTGATGCGGTTCGGCGCGAACGATCACCTTGGGACCCGGAGCGTGCAGCGCGTGGTCGTGAAGAAGGGGGTCTGGGTCTCCAGCGGCGACTTCTACACACCTCCGGCGCGCGACTGA
- the tgmA gene encoding putative ATP-grasp-modified RiPP, whose product MRPFTLNYALPAGHSAAIPPYHFDVSLQLNVLPDGRPAVSDHALLMATGTTTSTAGSQTHFDD is encoded by the coding sequence GTGCGACCGTTCACCCTCAACTACGCCTTGCCCGCGGGGCATTCGGCCGCGATACCCCCGTACCACTTCGACGTGTCCCTGCAACTGAACGTGCTGCCGGACGGCCGCCCGGCCGTCAGCGACCACGCCCTCCTCATGGCCACCGGCACGACCACCTCCACCGCCGGTTCCCAGACGCACTTCGACGACTGA
- a CDS encoding NAD(P)/FAD-dependent oxidoreductase gives MSPHHPIAVVGAGLGGLTLARVLHLNGIESAVFDLDASPSARTQGGMLDIHEESGQAALRAAGLHEEFRAVIHAGGEAMRILDREATVRTADDGEGGTRPEVDRGVLRDLLLGSLPDGTIRWGVKVSGVRTLDDGRHEVTFTDGRTITTDLLIGADGAWSKVRPLVSDATPAYLDLSFVEAHLLDADTRHPESAAVVGNGMMFALAEGHGFLAHRTPGGSLHVYAALRAPADWVTSGPIDFTDVEAAKASLLEHFEGWDERLRALIADADGALVARQVHALPVGHRWDRVPGVTLLGDAAHLMSPFAGEGANLAMLDGAELATALAAHPDDTEKALTVYEQALFPRSEAAAAASAENLDLCFAPHAPQPLVDQMAIYRAEAETAMADATD, from the coding sequence TTGTCCCCTCACCACCCCATCGCCGTCGTCGGCGCCGGTCTCGGAGGCCTCACCCTCGCCCGCGTACTGCACCTGAACGGCATCGAGTCCGCCGTCTTCGACCTGGACGCCTCACCCTCCGCCCGCACACAGGGAGGCATGCTGGACATACACGAGGAATCCGGTCAGGCCGCTCTGCGGGCCGCCGGTCTCCACGAGGAGTTCCGGGCGGTCATCCACGCCGGTGGCGAGGCCATGCGCATCCTCGACCGGGAGGCCACCGTCCGGACGGCGGACGACGGCGAAGGCGGCACACGGCCCGAGGTGGACCGGGGAGTGCTGCGCGACCTCCTCCTCGGCTCCCTGCCCGACGGCACGATCCGCTGGGGCGTCAAGGTCAGCGGCGTACGGACGCTCGACGACGGCCGCCACGAGGTGACGTTCACCGACGGGCGGACGATCACCACCGATCTGCTGATCGGCGCCGACGGTGCCTGGTCGAAGGTGCGGCCGCTCGTCTCGGACGCCACCCCCGCCTACCTCGACCTCTCCTTCGTCGAGGCGCACCTCCTCGACGCCGACACCCGACACCCGGAGAGCGCCGCCGTCGTGGGCAACGGCATGATGTTCGCGCTCGCCGAGGGCCACGGCTTTCTCGCCCACCGCACCCCCGGCGGCTCGCTGCACGTCTACGCCGCGCTGCGCGCGCCCGCCGACTGGGTCACGTCCGGCCCCATCGACTTCACGGACGTCGAAGCGGCCAAGGCGAGTCTCCTCGAGCACTTCGAAGGCTGGGACGAGCGGCTGCGGGCGCTGATCGCCGACGCGGACGGGGCGCTCGTCGCCCGCCAGGTCCACGCCCTGCCGGTCGGGCACCGCTGGGACCGCGTTCCGGGCGTCACCCTGCTCGGAGACGCCGCCCACCTGATGTCCCCGTTCGCCGGCGAGGGCGCCAACCTCGCCATGCTCGACGGCGCCGAACTCGCGACGGCCCTCGCCGCCCACCCGGACGACACCGAGAAGGCCCTGACCGTGTACGAGCAGGCGCTCTTCCCGCGCAGCGAGGCCGCGGCGGCCGCATCGGCGGAGAACCTCGACCTCTGCTTCGCCCCGCACGCACCCCAGCCGCTCGTCGACCAGATGGCCATCTACCGTGCCGAGGCCGAGACGGCGATGGCGGACGCGACCGACTGA
- a CDS encoding ricin-type beta-trefoil lectin domain protein has translation MARQSLTRSTVLRATLTTAVFALSAGTLSVSPASAATGTITGLAGKCLDVAGANSANGTAVQLYDCNGTTAQQWTVGSDGTVRALGKCLDVTGNSTADGAKLQLWECTGGANQKWTVSTARDLVNPQANKCADVTGNTSANGTPIQIWTCTGAANQKWTAPAADGGGTPPSAPMAVAPYLYNGWGNPPSPTTVMNATGVKWFTLAFVLSNGYCNPQWDGGRALTGGVDQQTINTVRSAGGDVVPSFGGYSGNKLESSCSSAGELAAAYQKVINAYGLKAIDIDIEADAYSNTTVQQRTVDALKTVKANNPGMKVYVTIGTGQSGPDTGLINRAAASGLTVDAWTIMPFDFGGAGQNMGTLTQRAAEGLRTALKNAYGYSDDQAYRDMGISSMNGITDDNETVTTADFQTILGYAQTHHLARLTFWSANRDRPCPGSYPNDDTCSGVAQSNWQFTSIFAKYTG, from the coding sequence ATGGCAAGACAATCCCTCACGCGCTCCACCGTGCTGCGCGCCACTCTGACCACGGCGGTGTTCGCTCTCTCCGCCGGCACCCTGAGCGTCTCCCCCGCCTCCGCCGCCACCGGGACCATCACCGGACTCGCGGGCAAGTGCCTGGACGTGGCCGGCGCGAACTCCGCGAACGGCACGGCCGTTCAGCTCTACGACTGCAACGGCACCACCGCCCAGCAGTGGACCGTCGGCTCCGACGGAACCGTACGGGCCCTCGGCAAGTGTCTTGACGTCACCGGGAACTCGACCGCGGACGGGGCCAAGCTCCAGCTGTGGGAGTGTACGGGCGGCGCCAACCAGAAGTGGACGGTCTCCACCGCCCGCGACCTCGTCAATCCGCAGGCGAACAAGTGTGCCGACGTCACCGGCAACACCTCGGCCAACGGCACGCCGATCCAGATCTGGACCTGTACCGGCGCCGCCAACCAGAAGTGGACCGCGCCCGCCGCCGACGGCGGAGGCACGCCCCCCTCCGCGCCGATGGCCGTCGCCCCCTACCTCTACAACGGCTGGGGCAACCCGCCGAGCCCCACCACCGTCATGAACGCCACCGGCGTCAAGTGGTTCACACTGGCCTTCGTCCTCAGCAACGGCTACTGCAACCCGCAGTGGGACGGCGGCCGCGCGCTGACCGGCGGCGTCGACCAGCAGACCATCAACACCGTGCGCTCGGCCGGCGGCGACGTCGTCCCCTCCTTCGGCGGCTACAGCGGCAACAAGCTGGAGAGCTCCTGCTCCAGCGCCGGAGAACTGGCCGCCGCGTACCAGAAGGTCATCAACGCGTACGGGCTCAAGGCGATCGACATCGACATCGAGGCCGACGCCTACAGCAACACGACGGTCCAGCAGCGCACCGTGGACGCGCTCAAGACCGTCAAGGCCAACAACCCGGGCATGAAGGTGTACGTCACCATCGGCACCGGGCAGAGCGGCCCCGACACCGGCCTGATCAACCGGGCCGCGGCGTCCGGGCTGACCGTGGACGCCTGGACGATCATGCCGTTCGACTTCGGCGGCGCCGGCCAGAACATGGGCACGCTGACCCAGCGGGCCGCGGAGGGCCTCAGGACCGCGCTGAAGAACGCGTACGGCTACAGCGACGACCAGGCGTACCGGGACATGGGCATCTCCTCCATGAACGGCATCACCGACGACAACGAGACAGTCACCACCGCCGACTTCCAGACCATCCTCGGCTACGCGCAGACGCACCACCTCGCGCGGCTGACGTTCTGGTCGGCCAACCGTGACCGTCCCTGCCCGGGCAGCTACCCGAACGACGACACCTGCTCCGGAGTGGCCCAGAGCAACTGGCAGTTCACCAGCATCTTCGCCAAGTACACCGGCTGA
- a CDS encoding aldo/keto reductase encodes MDEREFGRSGQKASVIGLGTWQLGADWGDVSDADAKAVLETAAESGVTFFDTADVYGDGRSEQTIASFLSGRPDLHVMVATKMGRRVDQIPQNYVLDNFRAWNDRSRRNLGVDRVDLVQLHCPPTPVYSSDEVFDALDTLVEEERIAAYGVSVETCDEALTAIARPNVASVQIILNPFRMKPLRQVLPAAREAGVAIIARVPLASGLLSGKYTKDTVFAADDHRTYNRHGESFDQGETFSGVDFVTGVEAAAEFAALAPEGVTPAQLALRWIIQQPGVTTVIPGARSPEQAHANAAAAKLSALPTETLDAIEELYDRRIKEQVEGRW; translated from the coding sequence ATGGACGAGCGTGAATTCGGCAGGTCAGGCCAGAAGGCATCAGTCATCGGTCTCGGTACGTGGCAGCTCGGCGCCGACTGGGGCGACGTGAGCGACGCGGACGCCAAGGCGGTGCTGGAGACGGCGGCGGAGTCGGGGGTGACGTTCTTCGACACCGCTGACGTGTACGGCGACGGGCGCAGCGAGCAGACGATCGCGTCCTTCCTCAGTGGCCGCCCCGACCTGCACGTGATGGTGGCGACGAAGATGGGTCGCCGGGTCGACCAGATTCCGCAGAACTACGTCCTCGACAACTTCCGCGCGTGGAACGACCGTTCCCGGCGCAACCTCGGCGTCGACCGCGTCGACCTGGTGCAGCTGCACTGCCCGCCGACCCCTGTCTACTCGTCGGACGAGGTGTTCGACGCGCTGGACACGCTGGTCGAGGAGGAACGGATCGCCGCGTACGGGGTGAGTGTCGAGACGTGTGACGAGGCGCTGACCGCGATCGCGCGGCCGAACGTGGCGAGCGTGCAGATCATCCTGAACCCGTTCCGCATGAAGCCCCTGCGGCAGGTCCTGCCGGCGGCGCGAGAGGCAGGCGTCGCGATCATCGCCCGCGTTCCGCTGGCCTCCGGGCTGCTCTCCGGAAAGTACACGAAGGACACGGTGTTCGCGGCGGACGACCACCGGACGTACAACCGTCACGGGGAGTCCTTCGACCAGGGCGAGACCTTCTCGGGCGTCGACTTCGTGACCGGCGTCGAGGCGGCGGCCGAGTTCGCCGCGCTCGCCCCGGAGGGCGTCACCCCGGCCCAGCTGGCGCTGCGCTGGATCATTCAGCAGCCCGGAGTGACCACGGTGATCCCGGGCGCCCGCTCGCCCGAACAGGCCCACGCCAACGCCGCCGCCGCGAAGCTGTCGGCGCTGCCGACGGAGACGCTGGACGCGATCGAGGAACTCTACGACCGACGGATCAAGGAGCAGGTGGAGGGCCGCTGGTAG
- a CDS encoding cholesterol oxidase substrate-binding domain-containing protein: MRVTDHLESEGHTPWSRRGFLLSAASLTALLPLALPDRAAAAQELPGFPEGVDVYRSAYRNWVGEITATGLWACAPADQGQVVAVVNWAWRQGWSVRARGSSHGWSPLTIPTGTEAGAPVLLVDTARHLTGVSLESTDPAVVRAGAGVTLEALLGHLEDHGLGLTAAPAPGDLTLGGALAIDAHGTAVPAHGESRLPGHTYGSLSNLVLSLTAVVWDADSDAYVLRTYARDDPDGAALLTHLGRALVTEVSLRVGANTHLRCVSRTDIPAAELFAAPGDPEGRRTFASFLDESGRAEAIWFAFTEHPWLKVWSVAPTRPPASRRVGSPYNYPFSDNIPAVVADLAGRMVADAAWYLAPLLGAAQLTAAAVGLTATLSADLWGPSKNTLLYIRPTTLRVTANGYAVLTSRAEVQRVIAEFTAFFRERLTAYAAQGRHPVNGQVEIRVTGLDHPSEADSAGARAPLLSALRPRADHPEWDTAVWLDVLTLPGTPDAEAFYRELERFLLTTYDGGYALTRVEWSKGWGYTDEAAWDDEEVLGTAVPASFRDGVGPGWDEAAAVLDRLDPHRVFGTALLNRLFP; this comes from the coding sequence ATCCGCGTGACCGACCATTTAGAAAGTGAAGGGCACACCCCCTGGTCCCGCCGGGGGTTCCTGCTGAGCGCGGCCTCGCTCACCGCGCTGCTGCCGCTCGCGCTGCCGGACCGCGCCGCCGCGGCGCAGGAGCTTCCCGGTTTCCCCGAGGGTGTCGACGTCTACCGGTCGGCGTACCGCAACTGGGTCGGCGAGATCACCGCCACAGGGCTGTGGGCCTGCGCCCCGGCCGACCAGGGCCAGGTGGTCGCCGTGGTCAACTGGGCCTGGAGGCAGGGCTGGTCGGTGCGCGCCCGGGGCAGTTCCCACGGCTGGTCACCGCTGACGATCCCCACGGGGACCGAGGCGGGCGCTCCCGTGCTGCTGGTCGACACCGCCCGACATCTCACCGGTGTGTCCCTGGAGTCCACCGACCCCGCCGTCGTACGAGCCGGTGCCGGAGTCACGCTGGAAGCGTTGCTCGGTCACCTGGAGGACCACGGCCTCGGCCTCACGGCTGCGCCCGCGCCCGGCGACCTGACGCTCGGCGGCGCCCTGGCCATCGACGCCCACGGTACGGCCGTTCCGGCCCACGGCGAGAGCAGACTGCCCGGGCACACCTACGGCTCGCTCAGCAATCTCGTCCTGTCCCTCACGGCGGTGGTGTGGGACGCGGACAGCGACGCCTATGTCCTGCGGACGTACGCAAGGGACGACCCCGACGGTGCGGCGCTCCTCACGCATCTCGGCCGCGCTCTGGTCACCGAGGTGTCGCTGCGCGTGGGCGCCAACACCCATCTGCGCTGCGTCAGCCGGACCGACATCCCGGCCGCCGAACTCTTCGCGGCGCCGGGCGACCCCGAGGGCCGGCGCACCTTCGCGAGCTTCCTGGACGAGTCGGGGCGTGCGGAGGCGATCTGGTTCGCGTTCACCGAGCACCCCTGGCTGAAGGTCTGGAGTGTCGCCCCCACCCGGCCGCCGGCCTCCCGCCGCGTGGGGTCGCCGTACAACTACCCCTTCTCGGACAACATCCCCGCCGTCGTCGCCGATCTCGCCGGCCGCATGGTGGCCGACGCGGCCTGGTATCTGGCCCCGCTCCTGGGCGCCGCGCAGCTCACCGCGGCGGCCGTGGGACTGACCGCCACCCTGTCGGCCGACCTCTGGGGGCCGTCGAAGAACACGCTGCTCTACATCAGACCCACCACACTGCGGGTGACCGCCAACGGGTACGCGGTGCTCACCTCGCGTGCCGAAGTGCAGCGCGTCATCGCCGAGTTCACGGCCTTCTTCCGCGAGCGCCTCACCGCCTACGCCGCCCAGGGTCGCCACCCCGTCAACGGCCAGGTGGAAATCAGGGTGACCGGCCTCGACCACCCGTCCGAGGCCGACTCGGCGGGCGCCCGTGCGCCACTGCTGTCCGCGCTGCGCCCTCGCGCCGACCACCCCGAATGGGACACGGCCGTGTGGCTGGACGTGCTGACACTGCCCGGGACGCCCGACGCGGAGGCGTTCTACCGGGAGTTGGAGCGCTTCCTGCTGACGACGTACGACGGCGGGTACGCCCTCACCCGCGTCGAGTGGTCCAAGGGCTGGGGCTATACGGACGAGGCCGCATGGGACGACGAGGAGGTGCTGGGCACCGCGGTGCCCGCCTCCTTCCGGGACGGCGTGGGCCCGGGCTGGGACGAGGCGGCCGCCGTCCTGGACCGGCTCGATCCTCACCGGGTCTTCGGCACGGCCCTCCTCAACCGGCTCTTCCCCTGA
- the tgmB gene encoding ATP-grasp ribosomal peptide maturase translates to MTVLILTAEQDVTADMVVARLHEQGVPMVRLDPADLPGKAVLSADYAHGDFDGYLSVNGHVLSMGGLRSVWVRRPGEPAAHAAEPSPWLTAETKQALFGMLYSASTRWMNHPRRAEQARHKPWQLRVAHSSGFAVPPTVITTAPRVAQQFVEEYRQVVVKSASGPPPGEPPVALPTTLIGPDADFSGVAAGPALLQQYIPKRADIRLTCIGNQLFAARKVAEAGQVDGRFGETGHGWEPIPVPGRISRSVQEYTAFTGLAYAAFDFAEDEDGVWWFLEGNQGGQFGFIELETGQPISEAVALWLSQRRPAAKGH, encoded by the coding sequence ATGACGGTACTCATTCTCACGGCGGAGCAGGACGTCACCGCCGACATGGTCGTGGCCAGGCTGCACGAACAGGGCGTGCCCATGGTGCGCCTGGACCCGGCCGACCTGCCGGGCAAGGCGGTGCTGTCCGCGGACTACGCGCACGGCGACTTCGACGGCTACCTCTCGGTCAACGGCCATGTGCTCAGCATGGGTGGCCTGCGTTCCGTGTGGGTACGCCGTCCGGGTGAACCCGCGGCGCACGCGGCGGAGCCCTCGCCGTGGCTCACCGCGGAGACCAAGCAGGCCCTGTTCGGCATGCTCTACTCCGCCTCCACCCGCTGGATGAACCACCCGCGCCGGGCCGAGCAGGCCCGGCACAAACCCTGGCAGCTGCGGGTCGCCCACAGCAGTGGCTTCGCGGTCCCACCGACCGTGATCACCACCGCTCCCCGGGTGGCCCAGCAGTTCGTGGAGGAGTACCGGCAGGTGGTGGTGAAGTCCGCCTCGGGGCCGCCGCCAGGCGAACCCCCGGTGGCCCTGCCGACCACACTGATCGGCCCCGACGCGGACTTCTCCGGCGTCGCGGCCGGTCCCGCGCTGCTTCAGCAGTACATCCCCAAGCGGGCCGACATCCGGCTCACCTGTATCGGCAACCAACTGTTCGCCGCACGGAAGGTCGCCGAGGCCGGGCAGGTCGACGGGCGCTTCGGCGAGACCGGGCACGGCTGGGAGCCCATCCCGGTGCCCGGCCGCATCTCCCGCTCGGTCCAGGAGTACACCGCGTTCACCGGACTCGCGTACGCCGCCTTCGACTTCGCCGAGGACGAGGACGGCGTCTGGTGGTTCCTCGAGGGCAACCAGGGCGGGCAGTTCGGCTTCATCGAACTGGAGACCGGCCAACCCATCTCGGAGGCGGTCGCCCTGTGGCTCTCCCAGCGAAGACCGGCTGCCAAGGGCCATTGA
- a CDS encoding TMEM175 family protein, protein MTNRVPRLPRRDAMMDPDRLVTFGDAVIAITITLLALDITVPEGLADGEVGAALRDALPKFGAYLLSFAVIGALWLGQHALFRQIAALDNWLLRLYLGLLAVVAALPFPTRLISEYGNTAVATSVYAATIVLAVGLLTAMFARLWASPVLAKPTVPPAQIRQSVLRGLLTLLVFAGSIPVSLASPTAAKYWWLLTVPARLLFRETCTPDHEQLTAAVE, encoded by the coding sequence ATGACCAACCGTGTCCCGCGCCTTCCCCGCCGCGACGCCATGATGGATCCCGATCGACTCGTCACCTTCGGCGACGCGGTGATCGCGATCACCATCACGCTGCTCGCGCTCGACATCACCGTTCCCGAGGGACTGGCCGACGGCGAGGTCGGAGCCGCGCTGAGGGACGCCCTGCCCAAGTTCGGGGCGTATCTGCTGAGCTTCGCCGTCATCGGCGCCCTGTGGCTGGGCCAGCACGCGCTCTTCCGGCAGATCGCCGCGCTCGACAACTGGCTGCTCCGCCTCTATCTCGGTCTGCTCGCCGTCGTGGCCGCGCTCCCGTTCCCCACGCGTCTCATCAGCGAGTACGGCAACACCGCCGTGGCCACCTCGGTCTACGCGGCGACGATCGTCCTCGCCGTCGGTCTGCTCACCGCCATGTTCGCCCGCCTGTGGGCCAGTCCGGTCCTGGCCAAGCCGACCGTGCCCCCCGCGCAGATCAGGCAGTCGGTCCTGAGGGGCCTCCTGACCCTCCTCGTCTTCGCCGGCTCGATTCCTGTGTCGCTCGCCTCGCCGACGGCCGCCAAGTACTGGTGGCTCCTCACGGTTCCCGCGCGTCTGCTCTTCCGGGAGACGTGTACGCCCGACCACGAGCAACTGACCGCAGCCGTCGAGTGA